The DNA sequence GTGCCTCGAACTAATCGCATACCCAACTCTTAAACCAGCTATTGAGAAAAGCTTAGTAAGACTTCTTATGACAATCAGATTTGAATGACTAGTAATAAGAGGTATAAGTGATTGTTTGTCGCCGTTAGGAACTAGCGGTAAAAATGCTTCGTCACAGATCACTAGCCGATTAGATACAAGTAATTTTTCCAGAGAATTTCGACTCCATAATTGACCTGTTGGATTATGTGGATTCGTTACCCAAATCACGTTAGAGGATGTACTAATCGGAAATGATTGAGGGAAGATAGAATCCCATGACAATGGCAGAGGAGTTTGCTTATAAAGGGAGTTCCAGCATTTTAAGGCGCGCTTATAGTCACTAAAACCTGGCGAAGGCAAGATACTTAGGCCATGCTTCGCAGCATCGCGAGCAGCCCATGTAATTAACTCTGCTGCTCCATTGCCAGGCAATACACAGGAGGGATCAATACCATGCCAAGTGCTGATTACATCTCTTAGAGTTGTAAGACTTGGGTCTGGATAACTTGTGATATCCATTCCTTTAAGCGCATTGATAATACACTTTTTAATTTCTTTAGGAGGAGGGAAGGGAACTAATGATGCACTGGCATCTATTAGTTCATTTGGCTGGAATCCCAATCTTTTTGCTTCTTGGGCAATATTCCCTCCATGTTTAAAGAAATTTGAGACTTGTTGATGATTATCAATCTCAGCTTCTATATCCATGGTGCATTACTCCCTATAGCTTCAGTGATATTTCGAAACCCATGCTGATCTAGTTGGCTCGACAATCCATCTAAAATTAAAGGTACCAGTGTCGGCCCTTGAAAAATCCAGCCTGTATATATCTGAAGAAGAGTAGCACCGGCACTAATACGTTCCCAAGCATGTTGTGGAGAGTTGATACCACCAACTCCTATAAGTGGTAGGTTTTCACCAGCTGACTCTCGAAGTAGTTTTATAACCTCTATGGCTCTTTTGTTTAGTGGAGCCCCACTCAAACCACCGACTTCATTTCCTAGAGTTAATCCAGTTTGTGAAATAACTCTATTTCCTAATCCTAATCTATCAACACTAGTATTGATAGCAATTATCCCTGCTAAACCTTCTTCGTAAGCTAGCTTTGCTAAGTCACTAATTGCATGGTCTTCTAGATCCGGTGAAATTTTTACAAGTAATGGTGGACAACTACGTAGTCGTCGTAGACGTTCGATTAAGCGTCGTAATTGTTTCGGGTCTTGTAACTTCCTTAGACCTGGGGTATTAGGAGAGCTGACATTTATGACAGCATAATCGGCCAAGGGAGCTAGTAATTCAAGAGATGCAGCATAGTCATCGGCTGCTTGCTCTAGTGAGCAGATTTTCGACTTTCCAAAGTTGATTCCAAGTACTGCAGGTCTTTGCCCTCGAGCAGAAATCTTTTGCTTTTCTAATGTACTTCGCATGATAATGGCGCCGTTATTGTTAAAACCCATGCGATTTAAAGCTGCTTGTTCCTTTGCTAGCCGGAACAAACGTGGTTTTGGATTCCCTTGCTGAGGATGCCAAGTGACGGTGCCGAGTTCTGCAAACCCAAAACCAAAATAATGCCAAATACCCGCTGCAATAGCATTCTTATCAAAACCTGCTGCTAGGCCTATAGGGTTATCAAAATTACAACCAAATAACTTTTGCGTTAATCTTGGGTCACTCCTTTGAAGTTCTTTGCCTACTTGAGCTAATAACCCGGAAAAGCCTGGCCATTGTCTATAAATGGAGACTTGTCCAAGCGTATTGAGTGCAAAGTTTGTTAGTTGTTCGGCATCAATCCCTTCATCTTCTGAAAGGATTGGCGAAAGGAATCGTTGATATACGGATTTGATTGACAGAAATTTAGACTCTGATGGATGTGCCATCTTTCACACCTCTCTCAGTTGAGTTGTATCGCAAGATTTTTTGAAAAGCTTACAGCGATCTTGTCTACTCTGTCATTGTCATGGTCACCACTATGACCTTTAACATATTCAAGGCTTACACCTGTGAGACGCTCTTTGTCTAAAGTCTCCCACAGATCTTTGTTGAGAACAGGTTTGCCTGAGGAAGTTTTCCATCCTTTTTTTTTCCATCCTATAATCCATTTCCCTAGGCCATCTATTAGATACTTGCTATCTGTTCTGATCGTTAACCTTGGGTGAAGAGGTAGATCTTTTAGTCTTCTCATTATTTCA is a window from the Prochlorococcus marinus str. MIT 9211 genome containing:
- a CDS encoding pyridoxal phosphate-dependent aminotransferase → MDIEAEIDNHQQVSNFFKHGGNIAQEAKRLGFQPNELIDASASLVPFPPPKEIKKCIINALKGMDITSYPDPSLTTLRDVISTWHGIDPSCVLPGNGAAELITWAARDAAKHGLSILPSPGFSDYKRALKCWNSLYKQTPLPLSWDSIFPQSFPISTSSNVIWVTNPHNPTGQLWSRNSLEKLLVSNRLVICDEAFLPLVPNGDKQSLIPLITSHSNLIVIRSLTKLFSIAGLRVGYAISSRHRLHEWEKCRDPWPMNGLAIAVGTMLMSNQTLMNRQIQKVQSWVSNEGAWLHSKLEGLHGIKSYPSSTNFQLIHSSNSLSLLREQLAQRKILLRDCQSFEGLGANWLRISLKSRHENLRILDAMKEVIN
- a CDS encoding quinone-dependent dihydroorotate dehydrogenase — translated: MAHPSESKFLSIKSVYQRFLSPILSEDEGIDAEQLTNFALNTLGQVSIYRQWPGFSGLLAQVGKELQRSDPRLTQKLFGCNFDNPIGLAAGFDKNAIAAGIWHYFGFGFAELGTVTWHPQQGNPKPRLFRLAKEQAALNRMGFNNNGAIIMRSTLEKQKISARGQRPAVLGINFGKSKICSLEQAADDYAASLELLAPLADYAVINVSSPNTPGLRKLQDPKQLRRLIERLRRLRSCPPLLVKISPDLEDHAISDLAKLAYEEGLAGIIAINTSVDRLGLGNRVISQTGLTLGNEVGGLSGAPLNKRAIEVIKLLRESAGENLPLIGVGGINSPQHAWERISAGATLLQIYTGWIFQGPTLVPLILDGLSSQLDQHGFRNITEAIGSNAPWI
- a CDS encoding ribonuclease H family protein, which gives rise to MTTNHGLVIAAATDGACSGNPGPGGWGALIRFEDGTTKEFGGFEQQTTNNRMELQAALEIMRRLKDLPLHPRLTIRTDSKYLIDGLGKWIIGWKKKGWKTSSGKPVLNKDLWETLDKERLTGVSLEYVKGHSGDHDNDRVDKIAVSFSKNLAIQLN